One genomic region from Syngnathus typhle isolate RoL2023-S1 ecotype Sweden linkage group LG17, RoL_Styp_1.0, whole genome shotgun sequence encodes:
- the lect2.1 gene encoding leukocyte cell derived chemotaxin 2, tandem duplicate 1, with protein sequence MKMMKNVALLAALLALVCVCEGVTFGQLCQGNPNNNPRLSDPLGAGHYGAPRGSRTHQGLDIICNDGSEIYAPFDLTITRGLVVYNDPTKAAIDRGLVISGEGLCVKLFYVEPDRTSGSVSKGQRLGVMMPMQSVYPGITSHVHVELCNKQNPTQYF encoded by the exons atgaagatgatgaagaacGTGGCTCTGTTGGCAGCTCTGCTGG ctctggtgtgtgtgtgtgaaggagtGACCTTTGGCCAGCTATGTCAGGGGAATCCCAACAACAACCCGAGGTTATCAGATCCTTTGGGTGCCGGCCACTATGGGGCCCCACG GGGAAGCAGGACTCACCAAGGTTTGGACATCATTTGTAATGACGGCTCAGAGATCTACGCTCCATTTGACCTCACTATCACGAGGGGACTCGTTGTCTACAATGATCCCACTAAGGCCGCCATCGACCGCGGCCTCGTAATAAGTGGCGAAG GTCTTTGCGTCAAGCTGTTTTACGTGGAGCCTGACAGGACTTCAGGAAGCGTGAGCAAGGGTCAGCGTCTGGGCGTCATGATGCCCATGCAGAGCGTTTACCCGGGAATCACCTCGCATGTGCATGTGGAGCTGTGTAACAAACAAAACCCCACACAGTACTTCTGA
- the LOC133170165 gene encoding transmembrane protein 184B-like isoform X2 — protein MSQLWRRDIPLSERLANDSPAGLAPRAPATMPPQSSNSSWVPETPVVTPEQPFFLMTSTAQTISGFFVWTALLITCHQIYMHLRYYSSPNEQRHIVRILFIVPIYAFDSWLSLLFFTNEEYYVYFDTVRDCYEAFVIYNFLSLCYEYLGGESAIMAEIRGKAIESSCVYGTCCLWGKTYSIGFLRFCKQATLQFCVVKPLMAIITVILQAFGKYKDGDFNVASGYLYVTIIYNISVSLSLYALFLFYFATRELLVPYSPVLKFFMVKSVIFLSFWQGMLLAILEKCGAIPQINSADFSVGEGTVAAGYQNFIICIEMFFAAVALRHAFTYKVYMDKRLDSYGRCAPMKSISSSLKETMNPGDMVQDAIHNFSPAYQQYTQQSTLERGGGPALSRSHSNVSTRGDNEKTLLLSSDDEF, from the exons ATGAGTCAGCTTTGGAGACGGGACATACCTTTGTCAGAGAGGCTGGCGAATGATTCTCCAGCAGGCCTTGCACCCAGGGCTCCTGCCACCATGCCCCCACAGAGCTCCAACTCCTCCTGGGTACCAGAAACCCCAGTGGTCACCCCGGAGCAGCCCTTTTTCCTCATGACTTCTACCGCCCAAACAAtttcaggtttttttgtttggacAGCGCTCCTGATCACCTGTcaccag ATTTACATGCACCTACGTTACTACAGCTCTCCAAACGAGCAGAGGCACATCGTGAGGATTCTCTTCATTGTCCCCATCTACGCCTTTGACTCCTGGCTCAGCCTTCTGTTCTTCACCAACGAGGAGTACTACGTCTACTTTGACACGGTTAGAGACTGCTACGAAG CCTTCGTCATCTATAACTTCCTCAGTCTGTGTTATGAGTATCTGGGAGGCGAGAGTGCTATCATGGCTGAAATCAGAGGGAAAGCCATCGA GTCAAGTTGTGTGTATGGGACCTGCTGCCTGTGGGGTAAGACCTACTCCATCGGCTTCCTCAGGTTCTGCAAACAG GCCACTCTGCAGTTCTGCGTGGTCAAACCACTAATGGCCATCATCACTGTCATTCTTCAGGCCTTTGGAAAATACAAAGATGGCGATTTCAA TGTGGCAAGTGGCTACTTGTACGTGACCATCATCTACAACATCTCAGTCAGCCTCTCCCTCTATGCACTCTTCCTCTTCTACTTTGCCACAAGAGAGCTCCTTGTCCCCTACAGCCCCGTGCTCAAGTTCTTCATGGTCAAGTCTGTCATCTTTCTGTCCTTCTGGCAAG GAATGCTGCTGGCCATCCTTGAGAAGTGCGGCGCCATTCCTCAGATAAATTCCGCTGACTTTTCTGTGGGGGAGGGAACCGTAGCTGCTGGTTACCAGAACTTCATCATCTGCATTGAAATGTTCTTCGCTGCCGTCGCACTTCGTCACGCCTTCACTTACAAGGTCTATATGGACAAAAGACTGGATTCTTATG GCCGCTGCGCACCAATGAAGAGTATCTCCAGCAGCCTGAAGGAGACCATGAACCCGGGCGACATGGTGCAAGACGCCATCCATAACTTCTCGCCGGCTTATCAGCAGTACACCCAGCAGTCCACACTGGAGCGAGGCGGAGGCCCAGCTCTCTCTCGCAGCCACAGTAACGTCAGCACCAGAGGGGACAATGAGAAGACCCTGCTGCTCAGCTCCGACGACGAGTTCTGA
- the LOC133170165 gene encoding transmembrane protein 184B-like isoform X1 has translation MSQLWRRDIPLSERLANDSPAGLAPRAPATMPPQSSNSSWVPETPVVTPEQPFFLMTSTAQTISGFFVWTALLITCHQIYMHLRYYSSPNEQRHIVRILFIVPIYAFDSWLSLLFFTNEEYYVYFDTVRDCYEAFVIYNFLSLCYEYLGGESAIMAEIRGKAIESSCVYGTCCLWGKTYSIGFLRFCKQATLQFCVVKPLMAIITVILQAFGKYKDGDFNVASGYLYVTIIYNISVSLSLYALFLFYFATRELLVPYSPVLKFFMVKSVIFLSFWQGMLLAILEKCGAIPQINSADFSVGEGTVAAGYQNFIICIEMFFAAVALRHAFTYKVYMDKRLDSYGSFPNYGQYGRCAPMKSISSSLKETMNPGDMVQDAIHNFSPAYQQYTQQSTLERGGGPALSRSHSNVSTRGDNEKTLLLSSDDEF, from the exons ATGAGTCAGCTTTGGAGACGGGACATACCTTTGTCAGAGAGGCTGGCGAATGATTCTCCAGCAGGCCTTGCACCCAGGGCTCCTGCCACCATGCCCCCACAGAGCTCCAACTCCTCCTGGGTACCAGAAACCCCAGTGGTCACCCCGGAGCAGCCCTTTTTCCTCATGACTTCTACCGCCCAAACAAtttcaggtttttttgtttggacAGCGCTCCTGATCACCTGTcaccag ATTTACATGCACCTACGTTACTACAGCTCTCCAAACGAGCAGAGGCACATCGTGAGGATTCTCTTCATTGTCCCCATCTACGCCTTTGACTCCTGGCTCAGCCTTCTGTTCTTCACCAACGAGGAGTACTACGTCTACTTTGACACGGTTAGAGACTGCTACGAAG CCTTCGTCATCTATAACTTCCTCAGTCTGTGTTATGAGTATCTGGGAGGCGAGAGTGCTATCATGGCTGAAATCAGAGGGAAAGCCATCGA GTCAAGTTGTGTGTATGGGACCTGCTGCCTGTGGGGTAAGACCTACTCCATCGGCTTCCTCAGGTTCTGCAAACAG GCCACTCTGCAGTTCTGCGTGGTCAAACCACTAATGGCCATCATCACTGTCATTCTTCAGGCCTTTGGAAAATACAAAGATGGCGATTTCAA TGTGGCAAGTGGCTACTTGTACGTGACCATCATCTACAACATCTCAGTCAGCCTCTCCCTCTATGCACTCTTCCTCTTCTACTTTGCCACAAGAGAGCTCCTTGTCCCCTACAGCCCCGTGCTCAAGTTCTTCATGGTCAAGTCTGTCATCTTTCTGTCCTTCTGGCAAG GAATGCTGCTGGCCATCCTTGAGAAGTGCGGCGCCATTCCTCAGATAAATTCCGCTGACTTTTCTGTGGGGGAGGGAACCGTAGCTGCTGGTTACCAGAACTTCATCATCTGCATTGAAATGTTCTTCGCTGCCGTCGCACTTCGTCACGCCTTCACTTACAAGGTCTATATGGACAAAAGACTGGATTCTTATG gctcatttccaaactaTGGACAATACG GCCGCTGCGCACCAATGAAGAGTATCTCCAGCAGCCTGAAGGAGACCATGAACCCGGGCGACATGGTGCAAGACGCCATCCATAACTTCTCGCCGGCTTATCAGCAGTACACCCAGCAGTCCACACTGGAGCGAGGCGGAGGCCCAGCTCTCTCTCGCAGCCACAGTAACGTCAGCACCAGAGGGGACAATGAGAAGACCCTGCTGCTCAGCTCCGACGACGAGTTCTGA
- the LOC133170155 gene encoding probable ATP-dependent RNA helicase DDX17, translating to MRGSYGDRDRGRDRGSPRFGSSRSSSSSIKKFGSPGERLRKKRWDLDELPKFEKNFYTEHPEVQRTSQYDVEEYRTKKEITIRGSGCPKPVTGFHQAKFPQYVMDVLTQQNFKEPTAIQSQGFPLALSGRDMVGIAQTGSGKTLSYLLPGIVHINHQPYLERGDGPICLVLAPTRELAQQVQQVAHDYGKSSRIKTTCVYGGAPKGPQIRDLERGVEICIATPGRLIDFLEAGKTNLRRCTYLVLDEADRMLDMGFEPQIRKIVDQIRPDRQTLMWSATWPKEVRQLAEDFLKDYVQINVGALELSANHNILQIVDVCMDSEKDNKLIQLMEEIMAEKENKTIIFVETKKRCDDLTRRMRRDGWPAMCIHGDKSQPERDWVLTEFRSGKAPILIATDVASRGLDVEDVKFVINYDYPNSSEDYIHRIGRTARSNNKGTAYTFFTPSNLRQARDLIRVLEEARQAINPKLLQLVDTGRGGGGGGGGRSRFRVGSSSDNPNLMYQDECERRMRSVGGGGSSSSSSSARGSSSYSRDDRDSRDARDSRGSSSRDGDSSSSSSYRDRSSRNGGRSYVSTSSSSSYQKDSINNSSSSTGQYSCPVVGSSAVAGEMGPVPPPLSVPQPLMAQQLLLPQPVMGLMGHAPFEFAQPPPPGT from the exons ATGAGAGGTTCTTACGGAGACCGAGACCGTGGTCGTGACAGGGG AAGCCCTCGTTTCGGCTCCAGCAGAAGCAGCTCATCATCGATCAAAAAATTCGGCAGTCCAGGTGAACGTTTACGGAAGAAAAGATGGGACCTGGATGAACTCCCCAAATTCGAGAAGAACTTTTACACCGAGCATCCGGAAGTACAACGCACGAGTCAG taTGACGTCGAGGAGTACAGAACTAAGAAAGAAATAACTATTCGAGGTTCAGGCTGCCCAAAGCCTGTCACCGGATTCCATCAAGCAAAGTTTCCTC aATATGTGATGGATGTCTTGACGCAGCAAAATTTCAAGGAGCCCACAGCAATTCAGTCTCAAGGATTCCCTCTAGCCCTCAGTGGGAGGGACATGGTTGGAATCGCACAGACTGGTTCTGGGAAGACTCTGTCG TATCTGCTGCCAGGTATTGTGCACATCAACCATCAGCCCTATCTGGAGCGTGGAGATGGACCCATT TGCTTGGTTCTGGCCCCCACAAGGGAACTGGCACAGCAGGTCCAGCAGGTGGCGCACGACTATGGAAAATCATCCCGCATTAAAACCACTTGTGTGTACGGGGGTGCTCCCAAAGGACCGCAGATCCGAGATCTGGAGAGAG GAGTTGAAATCTGCATCGCCACTCCGGGTCGCCTGATTGACTTTCTTGAGGCGGGGAAGACCAACCTGCGACGTTGCACGTATTTAGTTCTGGATGAAGCTGATCGGATGCTGGATATGGGATTCGAACCTCAAATTCGCAAAATTGTCGACCAGATCAGG CCGGATCGACAGACGCTGATGTGGAGCGCCACCTGGCCAAAAGAGGTCCGTCAACTGGCCGAAGACTTCCTCAAAGACTACGTGCAGATAAATGTGGGCGCGCTTGAGCTCAGTGCGAACCACAACATCCTTCAAATAGTTGACGTGTGCATGGATAGTGAAAAAGACAACAA GTTAATACAGCTGATGGAAGAGATTATGGCTGAGAAAGAGAACAAGACAATCATCTTTGTGGAGACCAAGAAGCGATGTGATGACCTCACACGTAGGATGAGACGTGATGG GTGGCCGGCGATGTGCATTCATGGTGACAAGAGCCAGCCGGAGAGAGACTGGGTGTTGACAG AGTTCCGCAGTGGCAAAGCTCCAATCCTCATCGCTACCGATGTGGCTTCCCGTGGTTTGG ATGTGGAGGATGTCAAGTTTGTCATCAACTATGACTACCCCAATTCCTCGGAAGACTACATCCATCGGATCGGACGCACGGCCCGCAGCAACAACAAAGGCACGGCGTACACTTTCTTTACTCCGAGTAACCTCCGCCAGGCTCGTGATCTGATCCGGGTTCTTGAGGAGGCCAGACAGGCTATCAATCCCAAACTGCTGCAGCTGGTCGACACCGGACGTGGcggcggaggaggcggag GTGGCCGTTCCCGTTTCCGAGTCGGTTCCTCTTCCGACAATCCCAACTTGATGTACCAAGACGAGTGTGAGCGTCGAATGCGCTCGGTCGGGggaggcggcagcagcagcagcagcagcagcgcccgCGGGAGCAGCAGCTACAGCCGTGACGACCGCGACTCCCGTGACGCCCGTGACAGTCGAGGCTCAAGCAGCCGGGACGGCGActcctcttcatcctcgtcTTACAGAGATCGCAGCAGCAGGAATGGAGGGCGCAGCTATGtctccaccagcagcagcagctcataCCAGAAAGATAGCATTAACAACAGCAGTAGTAGTACAGGCCAGTATAGCTGTCCCGTGGTGGGCTCCTCAGCAGTGGCAGGCGAAATGGGGCCAGTCCCACCCCCCTTGTCAGTTCCCCAGCCTCTCATGGCCCAGCAATTACTCCTGCCCCAACCTGTGATGGGCCTGATGGGGCACGCTCCCTTTGAGTTTGCTCAGCCTCCACCACCTGGCACATGA